A stretch of Paludisphaera borealis DNA encodes these proteins:
- a CDS encoding FtsK/SpoIIIE domain-containing protein, translated as MPESPLIQKEVAALTDLESLIAHRAKVETEVEQTFKRRRDREEQESRVASHQLNTKFKAESEALQAEYDKVRAGIARKAQGETQATEAEYAQAKQKIEAQFKSERSKSKKASDETRWQALAMYEAARDNTVKRRKREEEQLSAARRDFEHLKEMAEPVMDRCGKLAGPAPDPSTFLASEVTPEPEPVENYDDGEGDGEGGAAEKPPVQTGRIAVLQELIKKADEELLALESLKLPNFLKISNFIWPFLLLGAVVGGGLGAVIGWPIGIGVGVVAAIAAAVGAHVALSKKAQAGVARHFHPLKHDLEEAERKLDETKDWVKTEFERRQKEADEKREDDYKKAEDKMKVRVAEADARQQKALAEADVVYPQRLADIRKRREEESQKCEATYPPRIQAHKEKFDADAKQLQDHHRGIREATKNAYDAAWNELIRTWTEGLARVGGAVNEVNEEATRRYLDWTGADIKDWKPPTEVPPALPFGKFSFDLGEFPSGYPADERLKNAGPTRFELPALVPFPTKSSILIKTTESGKAEANLLLQTMMIRFLTSIPPGKVRFTIFDPVGLGENFAAFMHLADYQELLVTSRIWTEARDFEQRLTDLSEHMENVIQKYLRNEFATIEEYNVHAGEVAEPFRVLVVANFPVNFNETAARRLQSIVASGARCGVYALISADPKLPTPAGVQLKDLEADCVNLSWRDGKLGWRDEHFGRFPLALDVLPEQTLYSRLMHDMGEKARDANRVEVPFDFIAPTPDKFWSWNSGKVMEVPLGRAGATKLQPITLGKGTSQHALVAGKTGSGKSTLLHALITNAALRYSPDQLELYLIDFKKGVEFKVYAEMELPHAKVIAVESEREFGLSVLQRLDAELKFRGDLYRDTGVQDLRGFREAKPDYPMPRILFVVDEFQEFFVEDDKVAQEVSLLLDRMVRQGRAFGVHVILGSQTLGGAYSVGRATLGQMAIRIALQCSEADAHLILSEENSAARLLTRPGEAIYNDANGLPEGNNLFQVVWLSDKRRQEYLQDILDLAKAQNRPPASPIVFEGNLPADTRKNALLNKLLEAAEWAEQGPRYEQAWLGDAIAIKDPTVAVFRPQSGSNLLIIGQNAEAALAMFMMAAVSIAAQHPPRKHNGLKLYLLDGTPVDSWLNGKLGQIADWLPHTVKNVTQRNLAASINEVAVELGRRRDNSGSAEEQAPIYVFIYDLQRFRDLRKGDDDFGFSSSFGEEKAASPGTQFSEILREGPPVGIHVIVWCDSVNNMNRTFDRNALREFELRVLFQMSANDSSTVIDSPVAGKLGENRALFYSEEENRIEKFRPYGLPDDAWIAEVKHKLFSRPAPVEPEPIPEPEPAPVASQDNGNGHGNRYDDLPPAFPDDDELPPVFPNFDEPAEPAEAETKPDNF; from the coding sequence ATGCCTGAATCACCGCTGATCCAGAAAGAAGTCGCCGCGCTGACCGATCTGGAAAGCCTGATCGCCCATCGAGCCAAGGTCGAGACCGAAGTCGAGCAGACCTTCAAGCGGCGTCGCGATCGCGAGGAGCAAGAGTCGCGGGTGGCGTCCCATCAGCTCAACACCAAGTTCAAGGCCGAGAGCGAGGCGCTGCAAGCTGAGTACGACAAGGTCCGCGCGGGGATCGCGCGCAAGGCGCAGGGCGAGACCCAGGCGACCGAGGCCGAGTACGCCCAGGCGAAGCAGAAGATCGAGGCCCAGTTCAAGTCGGAGCGGAGCAAGTCGAAGAAGGCGAGCGACGAGACCCGCTGGCAGGCCCTGGCGATGTACGAGGCCGCCCGCGACAACACGGTCAAGAGGCGGAAGCGCGAGGAAGAACAGTTGTCGGCCGCCCGCCGCGACTTCGAGCACCTCAAGGAAATGGCCGAGCCCGTGATGGACCGCTGCGGGAAGCTCGCCGGCCCCGCGCCGGACCCGTCGACGTTCCTCGCCTCCGAAGTCACGCCCGAGCCCGAACCGGTCGAAAACTACGACGACGGCGAAGGCGACGGCGAGGGGGGCGCGGCGGAGAAGCCTCCGGTCCAGACGGGTCGGATTGCCGTCCTGCAAGAGCTGATCAAGAAGGCCGACGAGGAGCTGCTGGCCCTCGAATCGCTCAAGCTGCCGAACTTCCTCAAGATCTCGAACTTCATCTGGCCGTTCCTGCTGCTGGGCGCGGTCGTCGGCGGCGGCCTGGGGGCCGTGATCGGCTGGCCGATCGGGATCGGCGTCGGCGTCGTCGCGGCGATCGCCGCCGCGGTCGGCGCGCACGTCGCGCTGTCGAAGAAGGCCCAGGCCGGCGTCGCCCGCCATTTCCACCCGCTCAAGCACGACCTGGAGGAGGCCGAACGGAAGCTCGACGAGACCAAGGACTGGGTCAAGACCGAGTTCGAGCGGCGGCAGAAAGAGGCCGACGAGAAGCGCGAGGACGACTACAAGAAGGCCGAGGACAAGATGAAGGTGCGCGTCGCCGAGGCCGACGCCCGCCAGCAGAAGGCGCTCGCCGAGGCCGACGTCGTCTACCCCCAGCGGCTCGCCGACATCCGCAAGCGCCGCGAGGAGGAATCGCAGAAGTGCGAGGCGACCTACCCGCCCCGCATCCAGGCGCACAAGGAGAAGTTCGACGCCGACGCCAAGCAGCTTCAGGACCACCACCGGGGAATCCGCGAGGCCACCAAGAACGCCTACGACGCCGCCTGGAACGAACTGATCCGGACGTGGACCGAGGGCCTGGCCCGGGTCGGCGGAGCCGTGAACGAGGTCAACGAGGAGGCGACGCGCCGCTACCTCGACTGGACCGGCGCCGACATCAAGGATTGGAAGCCCCCCACCGAGGTTCCTCCGGCGCTCCCCTTCGGCAAGTTCAGCTTCGACCTGGGCGAGTTTCCCAGCGGCTACCCCGCCGACGAGCGGCTCAAGAACGCCGGGCCGACCCGCTTCGAGCTGCCCGCCCTGGTGCCGTTCCCGACCAAGAGCTCGATCCTCATCAAGACGACCGAGTCCGGCAAGGCCGAGGCCAACCTGCTGCTCCAGACGATGATGATCCGGTTCCTGACCTCCATCCCCCCGGGGAAGGTCCGGTTCACGATCTTCGACCCCGTCGGACTGGGCGAGAACTTCGCGGCCTTCATGCACCTGGCCGACTACCAGGAGCTGCTCGTCACCAGCCGGATCTGGACCGAGGCCCGCGACTTCGAGCAGCGGCTGACGGACCTCTCGGAGCACATGGAGAATGTGATCCAGAAGTACCTCCGCAACGAGTTCGCCACGATCGAGGAATACAACGTGCACGCCGGCGAGGTCGCCGAGCCGTTCCGCGTCCTGGTCGTCGCGAATTTCCCGGTGAACTTCAACGAGACCGCCGCGCGGCGGCTCCAGAGCATCGTCGCCAGCGGCGCCCGTTGCGGCGTCTACGCCCTGATCTCGGCCGACCCCAAGCTCCCCACGCCCGCCGGCGTGCAGCTCAAGGACCTGGAGGCCGACTGCGTCAACCTGAGCTGGCGCGACGGCAAGCTCGGCTGGCGCGACGAGCACTTCGGCCGGTTCCCGCTGGCCCTCGACGTGCTCCCCGAGCAGACCCTCTACAGCCGGCTGATGCACGACATGGGCGAGAAGGCCCGCGACGCCAACCGCGTCGAGGTCCCGTTCGACTTCATCGCCCCGACCCCGGACAAGTTCTGGAGCTGGAACAGCGGCAAGGTCATGGAAGTGCCGCTCGGCCGAGCCGGCGCCACCAAGCTCCAGCCGATCACCCTCGGCAAGGGGACCTCGCAGCACGCGCTCGTCGCCGGTAAAACGGGCTCGGGCAAGTCGACCTTGCTCCACGCGCTCATCACCAACGCGGCCTTGCGGTACAGCCCCGACCAGCTCGAACTGTACCTGATCGACTTCAAGAAGGGCGTCGAATTCAAGGTCTACGCTGAGATGGAGCTGCCGCACGCCAAGGTCATCGCCGTCGAATCCGAACGCGAGTTCGGCCTGAGCGTGCTCCAGCGGCTCGACGCCGAGCTGAAGTTCCGAGGCGACCTCTACCGCGACACCGGCGTTCAGGACCTCCGCGGCTTCCGCGAGGCCAAGCCCGATTACCCGATGCCGCGCATCCTGTTCGTCGTCGACGAGTTCCAGGAGTTCTTCGTCGAAGACGACAAGGTGGCTCAAGAGGTTTCGCTCTTGCTCGACCGCATGGTCCGCCAGGGTCGTGCGTTCGGCGTCCACGTCATCCTCGGCTCGCAGACGCTCGGCGGCGCCTACTCGGTCGGCCGGGCGACCCTCGGCCAGATGGCCATCCGCATCGCCCTCCAGTGCAGCGAGGCCGACGCGCACCTGATCTTGAGCGAAGAGAACAGCGCCGCGCGGCTGCTGACCCGCCCCGGCGAGGCGATCTACAACGACGCCAACGGTCTGCCCGAGGGCAACAACCTGTTCCAGGTCGTCTGGCTCTCCGACAAGCGCCGGCAAGAGTACCTGCAAGACATCCTCGACCTGGCCAAGGCCCAGAACCGGCCGCCGGCCTCGCCGATCGTCTTCGAAGGCAACCTGCCGGCCGACACCCGCAAGAACGCCCTGCTGAACAAGCTGCTCGAAGCCGCCGAATGGGCCGAGCAGGGTCCCCGCTACGAGCAGGCCTGGCTCGGCGACGCGATCGCCATCAAAGACCCGACCGTCGCCGTCTTCCGCCCCCAGAGCGGCTCGAACCTGCTGATCATCGGCCAGAACGCCGAGGCCGCGCTGGCGATGTTCATGATGGCGGCCGTCAGCATCGCCGCCCAGCACCCGCCCCGCAAGCACAACGGCCTGAAGCTCTACCTGCTCGACGGCACGCCCGTCGACTCGTGGCTCAACGGCAAGCTCGGCCAGATCGCCGACTGGCTGCCGCACACCGTCAAGAACGTCACCCAGCGCAACCTGGCGGCCTCGATCAACGAAGTCGCCGTCGAGCTCGGCCGGCGCCGCGACAACAGCGGCAGCGCCGAGGAGCAGGCGCCGATCTACGTGTTCATCTACGACCTCCAGCGGTTCCGCGACCTCCGCAAGGGTGACGACGACTTCGGCTTCTCCTCCAGCTTCGGCGAGGAGAAGGCCGCCTCGCCCGGCACGCAGTTCAGCGAGATTCTCCGCGAAGGCCCGCCGGTCGGCATCCACGTCATCGTCTGGTGCGACAGCGTCAACAACATGAACCGGACGTTCGACCGCAACGCCCTCCGCGAGTTCGAGCTGCGCGTCCTGTTCCAGATGAGCGCCAACGACTCGAGCACCGTCATCGACTCGCCCGTCGCCGGCAAGCTCGGCGAGAACCGCGCCCTCTTCTACAGCGAGGAAGAGAACCGGATCGAGAAGTTCCGCCCCTACGGCCTCCCCGACGACGCCTGGATCGCCGAGGTCAAGCACAAGCTCTTCTCGCGTCCCGCCCCTGTCGAACCCGAACCCATCCCCGAGCCGGAACCCGCGCCCGTCGCCTCCCAAGACAACGGCAACGGCCACGGCAACCGCTACGACGACCTCCCCCCCGCTTTCCCAGACGACGACGAGTTGCCGCCTGTTTTCCCCAACTTCGACGAGCCGGCCGAGCCGGCCGAGGCTGAAACCAAGCCCGACAATTTCTGA